From Chloracidobacterium thermophilum B:
GCGGTTTTGACGCAGGCCATCGAAGACAACATCCGCCAGCACCGCATCAATGCGGAGTGGGCGGTCAAGAGAGCGGTCGAGTCCCTGCTGGCCTCCTTCGACAACATCCAGGACGCCTACCTCGCACAGCGCCGGGACGATATCCGGGACGTTGGTCAGCGGCTCATCGGCATTCTGTCAGGCCAACCAATGCGCATGCCGCAGTTGGATACGCCTTCGATTCTCTTTGCCGATGACATCCTGCCGACCATGCTGGCCGAGGTGAATCCGACGAACCTGAACGGACTCGTGACAGATACCGGCGGGGTGATGACGCACACGGCAATCATTGCACGCAGCCTTGGCATTCCAGCGGTATTCGGCGTTCAGGAAGCCCTCAATCAGGCGACTGAAGGTGCCGCCTGCATCGTGGATGGCTCGCACGGAGAAGTCATCCTGCATCCCCGGCGGGCAACCCAGACCGTCTATCTGGGACGCCGTGCCGCCGAGCAGCGTCTGCGCCGGGACGGGCTGAGTGTGGCGCGGCTGCCGGCGGTGACGCGCGATGGCATCGCCTGTCACCTGCTGGCGAATGTCGAAATCCAGTCGGAACTGCCCGGCGTCGAACGGTGTGGGGCGCAGAGCATTGGGCTGTTTCGCTCCGAGTTCATCGTTTCCAGTGATGCCAGCAGCCTGCCGGATGAAGACACCCAGTGCGCGGCCTATCAGGCGGTCATTACCGCTTCACCTGACCACACCGCGACGATTCGGACGTTTGATTTCAGCAGCGACACCCTGCCGGGCGAAACGCGCATCGTGGAACCGAATCCGGCCCTTGGTCTCCATGGCGTCCGGTGGTGGCTGGCCCACGAAAACGTTGCCAAAACCCAGCTCCGCGCCATCGTGCGCGCGGCGGCGAGCGGGCGCGTACGGATTCTGCTCCCCCGTGTGACCTGCATCACCGAGTTGCGTGCTGCCCGCGAGTTGCTCACGGCTGTCTGCCGCGAGCTGGGCACAGACGACCGGCTCCGCCGGCGACTCGAACTGGGAGCAATGATTGAAATGCCGGCCGCGGTATTCATTGCCGACCGTCTGGCGCGGGAAAGCGATTTTCTCTCCATTGGCAGCAACGATCTGGTGCAGTACGTGCTGGCCAGCGACCGGGGCAACGAGCGGGTGAGTTACTTACAGCAACCGCTGCACCCGGCCGTGCTGGCGAGTCTGAACCTGGTTGTCAGGGCGGCGCAGGAAACCAAAAAACCACTGACGATGTGCGGCGAGATGGCGGCCCAGCCGGTCTGTGCCTTCGCCCTGCTTGGTCTGGGAATCCGCCGGTTCAGCCTGTCGCCAGCCGCCCTGCCACAGCTCAAGTCCACGTTGCGCCGGTTGTCCGTCCGGGATGCCGAACAGTTCATGGCACAGGCGCTGACCCTTGATACGGCCCACGCCATCGAAGCCTGCGCGCAAACCTACCTCAAACCTTGAGAGACGGCGGCCCGCCTCGCGCCGCCAGCGTCGGACTTCCGGGCGTTGACAGCGCGCCCGGTTTTCGTCAGAAGTCACACCAACCTTTGCCTGCGGACGGGTCACGGTGACATCCAGGACGCCCTTTACTGCCGATTTCGAGACGCTGGATTTCGATGCCATCCGGGAACATCTGGCGCGTGAGACACGAACGCCTTACGGGCGCGAGCTGGCGCGCGACCTGCTGCCCAGCGCCGACCCGTCTGAAGTGCGCTACCGGCTGCGGTTGACGACGGAAGCACGCCATTGGTTGGCCGAGCAGGGGGGCTTCGGAATGGGCGAACTGCCGGATGTGCGCCCGCTGCTGGAGCGTCTGCGGCTGGAAAATGCCACATTGACCGTGGACGAAATCCATGCGCTGGCGCGAACCATGGAGGCGGGGCTGCATCTGCGCGCGACGTTGCGCCCGCACCGGGAGCGATTTCCACGGCTCGGCGCGATTGCCGAGACGATTCCCGATTTCCGGGACACCCTGGCGCAGGTTCGCCGCATCGTGGCACCGGACGGACAGCTCGATGAACGGGCCAGCCCGGAGTTGCAGCGCCTCCGCCAGGAACAGCAGGTCCAGCGCGACCGCCTGCAACGGCGGCTGGAGCGGTTGCTCCGCCGCCCCGACCTGGAAGGCGTTTTTTCTGACGACATTGTGACCCAGCGCCACGGCCGGTTTGTCATTCCGGTGCGGGATGATCACCGGGGACGGGTGGCCGGGGTCGTCCACGGGATGTCGGGCAGCGGCATGACGGCTTTTGTCGAACCACTCGACGCCATCCCGCTCAACAACGAACTCACCCGCCTGCAGGAGCTGATCGAAGCCGAAGTCCTGCGTCTGCTCCAGGAAGCCACGCAGCAGTTGCGTCACCGGCAGTCCTGCCTGACCGCGTTGGTGACGGCGCTGGGCGAACTCGACCTGGTGGTGGCCAAAGCCCGTCTGGCCGAGCGTTTGCGCGCCGTCGAGCCAACGGTTTCGGAAACCGGCCGGTTTCAGCTCACGGCCGCGCGGCATCCGTTGCTGATGCTGACGTTTCAGGCGCAGGGGCGCGAAGTCGTGCCGTTGAGTCTGACGCTGGATGCGGAGCAGCGGGCGCTTGTCGTCAGTGGAGCCAATGCCGGCGGCAAGACGGTCGTTCTCAAAACGGTCGGGCTGTGTGTGCTGCTGGCGCAGTCGGGGTTGCACGTTCCGGCGCAGGCGGCCGAGTTGCCGGTGCTGCGGCA
This genomic window contains:
- the ptsP gene encoding phosphoenolpyruvate--protein phosphotransferase — its product is MSSNPLTNTEQHFTGLAASPGVGFGQVVRLVPQSRPPLFIHVLPHRVTLEIERVKRAMQRARRHLESIQHHFREQVGHGSAYLLDPYILMLDDAVLTQAIEDNIRQHRINAEWAVKRAVESLLASFDNIQDAYLAQRRDDIRDVGQRLIGILSGQPMRMPQLDTPSILFADDILPTMLAEVNPTNLNGLVTDTGGVMTHTAIIARSLGIPAVFGVQEALNQATEGAACIVDGSHGEVILHPRRATQTVYLGRRAAEQRLRRDGLSVARLPAVTRDGIACHLLANVEIQSELPGVERCGAQSIGLFRSEFIVSSDASSLPDEDTQCAAYQAVITASPDHTATIRTFDFSSDTLPGETRIVEPNPALGLHGVRWWLAHENVAKTQLRAIVRAAASGRVRILLPRVTCITELRAARELLTAVCRELGTDDRLRRRLELGAMIEMPAAVFIADRLARESDFLSIGSNDLVQYVLASDRGNERVSYLQQPLHPAVLASLNLVVRAAQETKKPLTMCGEMAAQPVCAFALLGLGIRRFSLSPAALPQLKSTLRRLSVRDAEQFMAQALTLDTAHAIEACAQTYLKP